A genomic segment from Polyangium mundeleinium encodes:
- a CDS encoding 2-hydroxychromene-2-carboxylate isomerase, producing MKRVEFFFDFSSPFAYLASTQIEALAARKGASLVYRPFLLGALFKAIGTPNVPLFAMPAPKRRLVTADLHRWADHWGVPFRFATRFPMNTVKPLRMVLATPEDHVAALVNSVYRAYWAEDRDISADDVLVDVATSVGLDGAALVAATTDERMKQGLKDVTEQAERIGVCGAPSFLVGDLLFWGQDRLLFVEKALDGWRPKES from the coding sequence ATGAAGCGCGTCGAGTTCTTTTTCGATTTTTCGAGCCCCTTCGCGTACCTCGCCTCCACGCAGATCGAGGCCCTCGCGGCGCGGAAGGGCGCATCGCTGGTGTATCGGCCCTTCCTGCTCGGCGCGCTCTTCAAGGCGATCGGCACACCCAACGTGCCGCTCTTCGCGATGCCCGCGCCGAAGCGAAGGCTCGTGACGGCCGACCTTCATCGCTGGGCGGATCACTGGGGCGTGCCGTTCCGCTTCGCCACGCGTTTCCCCATGAACACGGTCAAGCCCCTGCGGATGGTGCTCGCGACGCCGGAGGACCATGTCGCCGCGCTCGTGAACTCCGTGTACCGCGCGTACTGGGCTGAGGATCGCGACATCTCCGCGGACGATGTCCTCGTCGACGTCGCGACCTCCGTGGGGCTCGACGGCGCGGCGCTCGTCGCAGCGACGACGGACGAGCGGATGAAGCAGGGCCTCAAGGACGTTACTGAGCAGGCCGAGCGGATCGGCGTCTGTGGCGCGCCGAGCTTCCTCGTCGGCGACCTCTTGTTTTGGGGTCAGGACCGGCTGCTCTTCGTGGAGAAGGCGCTCGATGGTTGGCGTCCCAAAGAATCGTGA